The proteins below come from a single Fibrobacter sp. UWB4 genomic window:
- the glgA gene encoding glycogen synthase produces MNAAILTNEFPPEIYGGAGIHVKFLSQELSKLCHIEARCFGPQNDDADNIRAIGFSQKLDHNPADERFKKILKPLDINLQWMSSLKDIDVIHCHTWYSHFGGVVASRLLQCPLILTTHSLEPHRPWKAEQLGDGGYNMSCWIERTAYEAADGVIAVSEGMKRDVMKLYGVPEDRVKVIYNGIDPDFYKPTFDEEILKKWGVDPKRPFVLFVGRITRQKGISQLIQAIPQIDKNAQVVLCAGAPDTQELADECKRLIEEVQKTRDGVVWIQDAVPHTELRVLYSHATVFATPSLYEPFGIINLEAMSCGTPVVGSAVGGIPEIIVDGETGYLVPLKAVSATNFEPADPKAFQTDFANKLNKILENPELAKKMGEVSRKRAIDVFSWKTIAKQTFDFYQECIERYKREGKRV; encoded by the coding sequence ATGAACGCTGCTATTCTTACTAATGAATTCCCGCCGGAAATCTATGGCGGTGCAGGTATCCACGTCAAGTTCTTGAGCCAGGAACTTTCCAAGCTCTGCCACATCGAAGCCCGCTGCTTTGGCCCGCAGAACGACGATGCAGACAATATCCGAGCCATTGGTTTTAGCCAGAAGCTAGATCACAATCCGGCTGATGAACGCTTCAAGAAAATCTTGAAGCCACTCGATATTAATTTGCAGTGGATGTCCTCGCTCAAGGATATTGACGTGATTCATTGCCATACGTGGTACAGCCATTTCGGTGGCGTGGTGGCAAGCCGTCTTTTGCAGTGCCCGCTGATCCTCACGACGCATTCTCTTGAACCGCACCGTCCGTGGAAAGCGGAACAGCTCGGTGACGGCGGCTATAACATGAGTTGCTGGATTGAACGCACCGCTTACGAAGCTGCTGACGGCGTGATTGCCGTGAGCGAAGGCATGAAGCGCGATGTAATGAAGTTGTACGGAGTGCCGGAAGACCGCGTGAAGGTTATCTACAACGGTATCGATCCGGACTTTTACAAGCCGACATTCGATGAAGAAATCTTGAAGAAGTGGGGCGTGGATCCGAAGCGTCCGTTCGTGCTCTTTGTGGGCCGCATTACGCGCCAGAAGGGCATCAGCCAGCTCATTCAGGCTATCCCGCAGATCGACAAGAACGCCCAGGTGGTGCTCTGCGCCGGTGCGCCGGACACTCAGGAACTTGCCGACGAATGCAAGCGTTTGATTGAAGAAGTCCAGAAGACGCGCGATGGCGTCGTGTGGATTCAGGACGCTGTGCCGCATACGGAACTTCGTGTGCTCTACAGCCATGCGACCGTTTTTGCAACGCCGTCGCTCTACGAACCGTTCGGCATCATCAATCTCGAAGCCATGAGCTGCGGAACGCCTGTTGTAGGTAGCGCCGTCGGTGGCATCCCGGAAATTATCGTCGATGGCGAAACGGGTTACCTCGTGCCGCTCAAGGCCGTGTCTGCAACGAACTTCGAACCGGCAGACCCGAAGGCTTTCCAGACGGACTTTGCAAACAAGCTTAACAAAATTCTCGAGAACCCGGAACTTGCAAAGAAGATGGGCGAAGTCAGCCGCAAGCGCGCAATAGACGTGTTCAGCTGGAAGACGATTGCCAAGCAGACTTTCGACTTCTACCAGGAATGCATCGAACGCTACAAGCGCGAAGGCAAGAGAGTTTAA
- a CDS encoding esterase codes for MKSKLLKTVVLASSLVFLNCGDDAALPSIPNYGNLSSSSVETLPGESSDSQGASGTEISSSAVQQGGDEIVPGSSADAGSQVQSSSAVTPGAESSADVAASSSSEQNPGSSSDVAPVSSSEQNPGSSSDVAPVSCSAKVESSSSEKKVESSSSEAAKPKGVFLAEGADETKDQLKVKYIERTGHDGGGILAYPEQLSNDQKHAVVVWGPGGGTEPGAYGGIIRRLASHGFVVIALRESPGNATQAIPALNWLEKKNNDPNDPLYQKLDMTKVGCSGHSMGGLESEQALIKDDRVITAMLNNSGDLGHTAMSQVSTSKTIGIVYGEGGMERPNAEADYNNQGVKAPACLIKMTGGQGNECQQGECGWGHGSGPWGGMAATVAWMRWHLGGEDFRKADFVGTSGRYINGEIIGERGHWKGQCKNF; via the coding sequence ATGAAATCTAAACTCTTAAAAACGGTGGTGTTGGCCAGTTCTTTGGTCTTCCTGAATTGCGGTGATGACGCAGCATTGCCGTCGATTCCGAATTATGGAAACCTTTCGTCTAGCTCAGTTGAAACTCTGCCGGGCGAAAGTTCTGACTCTCAGGGTGCCTCTGGCACGGAAATTTCTAGCTCTGCTGTTCAGCAGGGTGGTGACGAGATTGTTCCGGGTTCCAGTGCGGATGCTGGGTCGCAGGTGCAGTCTAGCAGCGCTGTTACTCCGGGCGCAGAATCTTCTGCAGATGTTGCTGCAAGCTCCAGTTCTGAACAGAATCCAGGCTCTAGTTCCGATGTCGCGCCGGTTTCCAGTTCTGAACAAAATCCAGGCTCTAGTTCCGATGTCGCGCCGGTTTCCTGTTCCGCAAAGGTTGAAAGCTCTAGCTCCGAAAAGAAGGTCGAATCTAGCTCTAGCGAAGCTGCAAAGCCGAAGGGCGTTTTCCTTGCTGAAGGCGCGGATGAAACGAAGGACCAGTTGAAGGTCAAGTACATTGAACGCACCGGTCACGATGGCGGTGGAATCCTTGCTTATCCGGAACAGCTTTCTAACGACCAGAAGCACGCTGTTGTCGTGTGGGGTCCGGGTGGCGGCACGGAACCGGGTGCATACGGTGGTATTATCCGTCGTCTCGCATCTCACGGCTTTGTCGTGATTGCGCTCCGCGAATCTCCGGGTAACGCCACTCAGGCAATTCCGGCCCTCAACTGGCTCGAAAAGAAGAATAACGATCCGAACGATCCTTTGTATCAAAAGCTCGACATGACGAAGGTCGGGTGCTCTGGTCACTCGATGGGCGGCCTCGAATCTGAACAAGCTCTCATTAAGGACGATCGCGTGATTACTGCCATGCTCAACAACAGCGGCGACCTCGGACATACGGCAATGTCTCAGGTTTCGACAAGCAAGACTATCGGTATCGTTTATGGCGAAGGCGGCATGGAACGCCCGAACGCCGAAGCGGACTATAACAACCAGGGCGTCAAGGCTCCGGCATGCCTCATCAAGATGACGGGCGGCCAGGGCAATGAATGCCAGCAGGGCGAATGCGGCTGGGGTCATGGTTCTGGCCCGTGGGGCGGCATGGCAGCAACGGTTGCCTGGATGCGTTGGCACCTCGGTGGCGAAGACTTCCGCAAGGCAGATTTCGTCGGTACGAGCGGTCGTTACATCAACGGTGAAATCATCGGTGAACGTGGCCATTGGAAAGGCCAGTGCAAGAACTTCTAA
- a CDS encoding esterase — MKSKIFKGVILASAIAFINCGDDSVTSPFPPTGDISSSSVEAPAESSSSDVASVGSSSSEIAPTSSSEIAPASSSDETPASSADAPSSSSDVQPSSSDVASSSSAVQSSSSEQVSSSSEQVSSSSEAPKGIFLASGKEEEKDQLKVVYKTNTGWDNKGILAYPEQLSSDQKHGVVVWGPGGGTEPGAYEGMIRRLASHGFVVIALSVSPGDASQATKAIDWLENKNKDSNDPFYQKLELTKVGCSGHSMGGLESEQAAIKDKRVFTAFLNNSGDKNGGVIKNFPKEKTAAVLYGEVGMEKPNAIKDYETATDIKSCLIEMTGGPKNNSEGGYGHGSGSWDGMAATIAWMRWQLGGENERQADFVGTSGKYIDGNIIGKQGKWKTQCKNF, encoded by the coding sequence ATGAAATCAAAGATTTTTAAGGGTGTGATTTTGGCAAGTGCCATTGCCTTTATCAACTGCGGGGACGATTCTGTAACGTCTCCGTTTCCGCCTACTGGCGATATTTCTTCTTCTAGCGTAGAAGCTCCGGCTGAAAGTTCCAGCTCCGATGTGGCGTCTGTCGGAAGCTCTTCTAGCGAGATCGCTCCGACTTCTAGCTCCGAAATTGCGCCGGCCTCAAGTTCCGACGAAACTCCGGCGAGTTCGGCGGATGCGCCAAGCAGCTCCTCTGACGTACAGCCAAGCTCAAGCGACGTAGCCTCAAGTTCTTCCGCAGTGCAGTCGAGTTCCAGCGAACAGGTTTCTAGCTCTAGCGAACAAGTCTCTAGTTCAAGCGAAGCCCCGAAGGGCATCTTCCTCGCGAGTGGCAAGGAAGAAGAAAAGGACCAGCTGAAGGTCGTTTACAAGACAAATACGGGTTGGGATAATAAGGGTATTTTAGCTTATCCGGAACAGCTTTCTAGCGACCAGAAGCACGGCGTTGTCGTGTGGGGGCCGGGTGGCGGCACGGAACCGGGTGCCTATGAAGGCATGATTCGCAGACTCGCTTCGCATGGTTTTGTCGTGATTGCCTTGAGCGTTTCGCCGGGCGATGCTAGCCAGGCGACCAAGGCGATTGACTGGCTCGAAAACAAGAACAAGGATTCCAACGACCCGTTCTACCAGAAGCTCGAACTGACGAAGGTCGGTTGTTCCGGGCATTCGATGGGCGGCCTGGAATCGGAACAGGCGGCTATCAAGGACAAGCGCGTATTTACCGCATTCCTCAACAATAGCGGCGACAAGAATGGCGGCGTCATCAAGAATTTCCCGAAAGAAAAGACGGCTGCAGTGCTTTATGGCGAAGTCGGCATGGAAAAGCCGAACGCCATCAAGGATTACGAAACGGCTACGGATATCAAGTCGTGCCTGATTGAAATGACGGGCGGCCCGAAAAACAATTCCGAAGGCGGTTACGGTCACGGCTCCGGCTCTTGGGATGGCATGGCGGCAACGATTGCCTGGATGCGCTGGCAGCTTGGCGGCGAGAACGAACGTCAGGCGGATTTCGTGGGCACGAGCGGCAAGTATATCGATGGGAATATCATTGGCAAGCAGGGCAAATGGAAAACCCAGTGCAAGAATTTCTAA
- the folE gene encoding GTP cyclohydrolase I FolE, translating into MDFKKMEDGFRMILEGMGEDPNREGLIDTPKRVAKMYAELMTSLTGEMKAEDILKTRFHEKYDEMIIVPDIQFASMCEHHFLPFTGKAHVAYIPGDCVVGLSKIPRVVEYYARMPQIQERMTRQIAELIQKVLQPKGVAVVLEASHMCMTMRGVKKPGAMMVTTQLLGRFKTDEKTRAEFMSRIYAPR; encoded by the coding sequence ATGGATTTTAAGAAAATGGAAGACGGCTTCCGGATGATTCTGGAAGGCATGGGCGAAGACCCGAACCGTGAAGGCCTTATCGATACGCCGAAGCGTGTTGCTAAGATGTACGCTGAGCTCATGACAAGCCTTACGGGCGAAATGAAGGCCGAAGACATCCTCAAGACGCGTTTCCACGAAAAGTACGATGAAATGATTATCGTGCCGGACATCCAGTTTGCGAGCATGTGCGAACACCACTTTTTGCCGTTTACAGGCAAGGCTCACGTGGCCTATATTCCGGGTGATTGCGTGGTTGGTCTCTCGAAAATCCCGCGCGTGGTGGAATATTACGCCCGCATGCCGCAGATTCAGGAACGCATGACGCGCCAGATCGCGGAACTCATCCAGAAGGTGCTCCAGCCGAAGGGCGTTGCCGTGGTTCTCGAAGCTTCGCACATGTGCATGACGATGCGCGGTGTGAAAAAGCCGGGTGCCATGATGGTCACGACGCAGCTCCTTGGCCGTTTCAAGACGGACGAAAAGACCCGCGCCGAGTTCATGTCCCGCATCTACGCCCCGCGTTAG
- a CDS encoding nitroreductase, translated as MNTLEAIKTRRSTRKFKAQPVEIEKLKLIAEAGQFGPTGGNAQGNHFFVISDASVIAKLKELVQSAFAAMELREDLYKSLKNSITLSRKGNYSFCYTAPVLIVVANKKEYGNNMADVACAVENMMLAANELDLGSCYINQLKWLNEDPTLLAYLRGLGLKEDERVYASVAIGYADTESGLPNRTETPRIGNEVVFV; from the coding sequence ATGAATACGCTTGAAGCCATCAAGACCCGTCGCAGTACACGCAAGTTCAAGGCTCAGCCTGTTGAAATCGAAAAGTTGAAACTGATTGCCGAAGCGGGGCAGTTTGGTCCCACGGGCGGTAATGCACAGGGGAATCACTTTTTCGTGATTTCGGATGCATCGGTCATTGCAAAGCTCAAGGAACTTGTGCAGTCCGCATTTGCAGCGATGGAACTCCGCGAAGACCTTTACAAGAGCCTCAAGAACTCCATCACTCTTTCGCGCAAGGGCAATTATTCTTTCTGCTATACGGCGCCTGTGCTTATCGTGGTTGCGAACAAGAAGGAATACGGCAATAATATGGCCGATGTCGCCTGCGCTGTCGAAAACATGATGCTTGCCGCCAATGAGCTCGACCTTGGCAGTTGCTATATCAATCAGCTCAAGTGGCTGAACGAAGACCCGACGCTTCTCGCGTACTTGCGCGGCCTTGGCCTTAAGGAAGATGAACGCGTATACGCCTCTGTTGCGATTGGCTATGCCGATACGGAATCGGGACTCCCGAACCGTACGGAAACGCCGCGAATTGGCAACGAAGTCGTGTTCGTGTAG
- the argA gene encoding amino-acid N-acetyltransferase: protein MNNAASDFYSQHFEVAGFIREVFGYMDRFKGQLFVLKIDDSLMDHPMFPVLMRDIALLHKAGIRIIIVPGTRNSIDAQLKAWDLETEFHNGVRLTNEEALPLVEQASLGVAQRIMSHLTASGLSGIQGNWILARSMGVINGVDYMRTGRIERIQRDLLEQLMNEKFVPIIPPIGWNKIGRAYNISSTELATELCKYLKVGKLFFIGSESGIKLEGLVTGKNTKYLEPTDNGLISAMDVDQAKELLELNSDVLDFAQMDYLMNAINACEAGANRVHLLSGEFQGSVLQEVFSARGDGTMVYANQYSSIRPATIEDIPDILRIMQDYIAKGYLVPRTQDSISEKLDDYVVYSIDNSIHGCGALHAFEDGMAEVAGIAVGANYRKSGIGEAIVRHLISLGRMKGYKKLFLLTTQALDWFYQLGFEDGTVEELPKSKREHYNQKRKSRILMLPLEK, encoded by the coding sequence ATGAATAACGCAGCGTCCGATTTTTATTCTCAGCACTTCGAAGTGGCCGGGTTCATCCGGGAAGTGTTTGGCTACATGGATAGGTTCAAGGGCCAGCTTTTCGTCCTGAAGATTGACGATAGCCTGATGGACCATCCGATGTTCCCCGTGCTGATGCGCGATATCGCCCTTTTGCACAAGGCGGGCATTCGCATCATTATCGTGCCGGGAACGCGAAATAGCATCGACGCTCAGCTCAAGGCCTGGGACCTTGAGACGGAATTTCATAACGGCGTAAGACTCACGAACGAAGAGGCGCTCCCGCTTGTGGAGCAGGCGTCTTTGGGAGTGGCTCAGCGCATCATGAGCCACCTCACGGCGAGCGGCCTCAGCGGCATCCAGGGCAACTGGATTTTGGCGCGCAGCATGGGCGTGATTAACGGTGTCGATTACATGCGCACCGGCCGCATCGAGCGCATCCAGCGCGACCTCCTGGAACAGCTCATGAACGAGAAGTTCGTGCCGATCATCCCGCCGATTGGCTGGAACAAGATTGGTCGCGCCTACAATATTTCGAGTACGGAACTTGCTACTGAACTTTGCAAGTACCTTAAAGTCGGGAAGCTGTTCTTTATTGGAAGTGAAAGCGGCATCAAGCTCGAAGGTCTTGTAACGGGCAAGAACACGAAGTATCTTGAACCGACGGATAACGGGCTTATTTCTGCAATGGACGTGGACCAGGCAAAGGAACTTCTGGAACTCAATTCCGATGTGCTCGACTTTGCGCAGATGGATTACCTGATGAACGCCATCAACGCCTGCGAAGCGGGCGCGAACCGTGTGCATTTGCTGAGCGGTGAATTTCAGGGCAGTGTGCTGCAGGAAGTGTTCTCGGCCCGCGGTGACGGAACCATGGTGTATGCTAACCAGTACTCCAGCATTCGTCCGGCGACAATCGAAGACATCCCGGATATCCTCCGCATCATGCAGGACTACATTGCGAAGGGCTATCTCGTGCCGCGTACGCAGGATTCCATTTCTGAAAAGCTTGATGATTATGTTGTCTATAGCATTGACAATAGCATCCATGGCTGCGGTGCGCTCCACGCGTTCGAAGACGGCATGGCCGAAGTCGCTGGCATTGCTGTCGGTGCGAACTACCGCAAGTCGGGCATCGGCGAAGCGATTGTGCGTCACTTGATTTCTCTTGGACGCATGAAGGGTTACAAGAAGCTGTTCTTGCTTACGACACAGGCTCTTGATTGGTTCTACCAGCTCGGATTTGAAGACGGCACTGTCGAAGAGCTGCCAAAGAGCAAGCGCGAGCATTACAATCAAAAGCGCAAGTCGCGTATCTTGATGCTTCCGCTGGAAAAATAA
- a CDS encoding FKBP-type peptidyl-prolyl cis-trans isomerase, whose protein sequence is MKVFRYFPIILGVGALVACGGNKPAPVVDPVATPVNAPAVNEPVVPDLVPVPEPKPAEEQKVFLDNAVDRYSYALGVDFGKAVSNINVPVKLEVLIGAMRDVIDSTREILMTDSQSEVALQDLLNQMQIQKEVDEAAAARKALSDQAAFLAKNIQDPRVWVTKKGVQYIMLKEGTGVKPKATDKVQVHYVGTLLNGTEFDNSVKRGAPMEFPVTSVIEGWQDLLLEMKVGEKVKAWIPSSLAYGEAGAPPSIPPNSLLVFEVELLQVFPAK, encoded by the coding sequence ATGAAAGTTTTTCGTTATTTTCCGATAATTTTGGGAGTGGGAGCGCTTGTTGCCTGTGGTGGTAATAAACCAGCACCAGTTGTTGATCCTGTTGCTACCCCGGTGAATGCGCCTGCGGTCAATGAACCTGTCGTTCCTGACTTGGTGCCTGTGCCCGAACCGAAACCGGCTGAAGAACAGAAGGTGTTTCTGGACAACGCTGTTGACCGTTACAGCTATGCGCTCGGTGTTGACTTTGGCAAGGCCGTTTCCAATATCAACGTGCCGGTAAAGCTCGAAGTCCTTATCGGTGCCATGCGAGATGTTATCGATTCTACCCGTGAAATCCTCATGACGGATTCGCAGTCCGAAGTGGCGCTTCAGGATTTGCTCAACCAGATGCAGATCCAGAAGGAGGTCGATGAAGCTGCTGCTGCCCGTAAGGCGCTTAGCGATCAGGCGGCGTTCCTTGCGAAAAACATCCAGGACCCGCGAGTGTGGGTCACAAAGAAGGGTGTGCAATATATAATGCTCAAGGAAGGTACAGGCGTTAAGCCCAAGGCGACCGACAAGGTCCAGGTCCATTACGTGGGTACGCTCCTCAACGGAACCGAATTTGACAATAGCGTCAAGCGCGGTGCCCCGATGGAATTCCCGGTGACTTCCGTGATTGAGGGCTGGCAGGATCTGCTCCTGGAAATGAAGGTCGGCGAAAAGGTGAAAGCCTGGATTCCGAGTTCGCTTGCCTATGGCGAGGCTGGCGCTCCGCCTTCAATTCCGCCCAATTCGCTCCTCGTGTTCGAGGTGGAGCTGTTGCAGGTTTTCCCGGCGAAGTAA
- the folD gene encoding bifunctional methylenetetrahydrofolate dehydrogenase/methenyltetrahydrofolate cyclohydrolase FolD, which yields MAALILDGKALAKTTEEELSARVAKLKEKTGKTPILATILVGDDPASATYVKMKGNACARVGMESIRVVMDKNTTTEELLNKIQELNENPNVHGILLQHPVPRHIDERAAFEAIDARKDVDGVTCLGFGRMSMGEKAYGCATPAGIMRLLKAYNIPLAGKHAVVVGRSAILGKPMAMMLLNANCTVTICHSKTENLPEFVKQADILVGAVGKPEFIKKSWIKPGAVVVDAGYHPGGVGDIEKGLEEVASAYTPVPGGVGPMTINTLIYQSVESGESLIK from the coding sequence ATGGCAGCACTCATTCTCGATGGCAAGGCTCTTGCCAAGACTACTGAAGAAGAACTCAGCGCCCGCGTGGCAAAGCTCAAGGAAAAGACCGGCAAGACCCCGATTCTTGCAACGATTCTCGTGGGCGACGATCCGGCTAGCGCCACTTACGTCAAGATGAAGGGCAACGCCTGCGCCCGCGTCGGCATGGAAAGCATCCGCGTGGTGATGGACAAGAACACCACGACCGAAGAACTCCTCAACAAGATTCAGGAACTCAACGAGAACCCGAACGTGCACGGCATCCTTTTGCAGCACCCGGTTCCGCGCCACATCGACGAACGCGCCGCTTTTGAAGCTATCGACGCCCGCAAGGACGTGGATGGCGTGACCTGCCTCGGCTTTGGCCGCATGTCCATGGGCGAAAAAGCTTACGGCTGCGCAACACCGGCCGGCATCATGCGTCTCCTCAAGGCTTACAACATTCCTCTCGCCGGTAAGCATGCCGTGGTCGTTGGCCGTAGCGCCATCCTCGGAAAGCCGATGGCCATGATGCTCTTGAACGCAAACTGCACCGTGACCATTTGCCACAGCAAGACCGAAAACCTCCCGGAATTCGTGAAGCAAGCTGACATCCTGGTCGGTGCCGTTGGCAAGCCGGAATTCATCAAGAAGTCCTGGATCAAGCCGGGTGCAGTCGTCGTGGACGCTGGTTACCATCCGGGTGGCGTGGGCGATATCGAGAAGGGTCTCGAAGAAGTCGCTTCCGCATACACTCCGGTTCCGGGCGGTGTAGGCCCGATGACCATCAACACCCTCATCTACCAGAGTGTGGAATCCGGCGAATCGTTGATCAAGTAA
- a CDS encoding SIR2 family protein: protein MMQSNCYRRIFVLGSGFSKSFSPQMPTLRDLNELIPFGIPDEFPHFRDYCKRFLTLCNGDSDYLGIEPLATSILSAQIFPGERERLYHASLRFELLRFIASVIRRDNDVLDESAAAILKQFLVSCENDSASGSRETLLLSFNYDTLIETAIAKDKELSEQVSVDYGVKIDPADRSAKRGKSSRTIDLIKLHGSLNWFPVKGASDELDLKNVCEVEPQDRSFPIYCEDTPIFIPMAHAKESFLRGSLFNLLWSKADYYLKNAEEIYFIGYGFPKTDINNLEFLLRHRDRFKKVVVFEHDGRHDLERLQKLLGEELVESCDAKEFIKNL from the coding sequence ATGATGCAGTCGAATTGTTATCGCCGTATTTTTGTACTTGGTTCTGGTTTCAGCAAGTCCTTCTCGCCGCAGATGCCCACGCTCCGCGACTTGAACGAGCTTATCCCTTTTGGAATCCCGGACGAGTTTCCGCATTTTCGCGATTACTGCAAGCGTTTTTTGACGCTTTGCAACGGCGATAGCGATTACCTTGGCATCGAGCCTTTGGCGACGTCGATTCTCTCGGCGCAGATTTTTCCGGGCGAGCGTGAACGTCTTTACCATGCGTCGCTCCGCTTTGAACTGTTGCGCTTTATTGCAAGCGTCATTCGCCGCGACAACGATGTGCTTGACGAATCCGCTGCAGCGATTCTCAAACAGTTTCTCGTTTCGTGCGAAAACGATTCGGCATCGGGTTCCCGTGAAACACTCTTGCTCTCGTTCAATTACGACACGCTTATTGAAACTGCGATTGCCAAGGATAAGGAACTTAGCGAACAAGTTTCTGTGGATTACGGCGTGAAAATTGACCCTGCCGACCGCTCGGCAAAACGCGGCAAATCCAGCCGCACCATAGACCTTATCAAATTGCACGGCTCGCTCAACTGGTTCCCCGTCAAGGGCGCAAGTGATGAACTCGACTTGAAAAACGTTTGCGAAGTTGAACCGCAAGACCGCAGTTTTCCCATCTACTGCGAAGATACTCCCATCTTCATTCCGATGGCGCATGCAAAGGAATCGTTCTTGCGCGGAAGCCTTTTCAATTTGCTTTGGTCCAAGGCCGATTACTATTTGAAAAACGCCGAAGAAATTTACTTTATCGGTTACGGTTTCCCGAAGACGGATATCAATAATCTGGAATTCCTGTTGCGCCACCGTGACCGATTCAAGAAAGTCGTTGTATTTGAACACGATGGCCGTCATGACCTAGAGCGCTTGCAGAAACTGCTCGGCGAAGAACTTGTCGAGTCCTGCGACGCAAAAGAGTTTATAAAGAACCTTTAA